The nucleotide window TTAGAAGAAGCGAGTTCGGGTCTAATGCGGTAAGATTCTCTGGAAACAGCTTTAAGAGTTTGAGCAATTTTATGAGGGTCTGGGAATCTGTTTTTGCTGTTTTTAACCAGGAAAGATACAAGTTCTTCTGGAGTAGTAGAAGCCACATCTTCAGGGGTAAGGAATTCTTCGAAGAAGGAGAAGGATGTAGCGGAGGTAAGAGGTTTGAAAGCTTTGTTCTGGACAAGAGCTAAATGTTGGAGGAAGAGGTGATTAAGAAGGACATTGGTTTGAGAGGCGATAGTATTAACGAGATGGCAATGATATCTACAGAGTTGTCTGAGAGGCATATAGGGGTCAGCGGGGACATGTGGATGAGGCAGGGAGCGATCAAGTCTGAGATAGTCAGCGATAGAGATAGCATCATTAGAATCGTTTTTATTGACCTCTCTGGTAGATTTTCTGAAGCGATAGATTTTGTATGGAGAAAGTCGGAATACACGAATAGAGAATTGAGAGAGGGTAGAAGAAGAAGCGATGGAATTGGCGATATGCCAGTCATAGAAGGAAGTAGATTCTATACCTATCAAAGAGATCCTACGGACAAGAATCTCAGAGGCATTGAAGGAAGAGCAAAGAGAGGGAAGGGTATTTTCAATTTCATCAGCACCGGAGGGAGAGTTAGAGAAGTTTTTTGGTTTAAAGATAATTTCACCTTTAGAGTCAACGACAGCGAGAGTGAGAGATCTGGAAGAGGGATCGATACCGGCATAAAGGATCATAATACACCTCCGGAAAAAATATTAAAGATTAGGGGCTCTGGTTGTCTCCATCCAGAGCAGCCTCGCATAATGAGCAGACATCCCAAGAAAGGAGCTGCAAAATGGGGTAAGCAGTTTGGATGGAGACCAGAGCTGCAAACTTTATCAAGCGGACAAAGCCGCAAGGAGGAAAAGCATAACATCTATCAACTCCTCCTATCTAATCTCACCAGAACCCCTATATTTTTTTCGAAGAATCCCTTTTGGGACAAGTACTTTCCTGGTTCTTTCTATAAAATATCAAACATAATATACGAGGGAGGTAAAAAAATGACTTCTTTTAAAAAAAGCAAAAATTTGCGAAGGTTTGGAATATTCGCAAGGTTGATATTCATATGTCTAATTATAATTTTAAGTATTTTAAATTGTAAAAATAACGAAAGCACTATTATTTCTCCAGGTAATAGCAATTTAATTTTTAATGATACTTTAACGATTATGTATAAAGATACTTTGTTTAATTATGATGAAAATATTTGGATTACTTTTGACTCATTGATGACAGATTCTCGATGCCCTATAGGCTACTGGTGCAAATGGGAAGGAAATGCTGAACTGTTATTTATTTTTAAAATAATAGAAAAAATTGGATTTACATTAAATACACATTATAGTTTTAGAAAAGATACAACAATTAATAATTACACCATATCATTAATAAATGTATTACCATATCCACATAAGGATAGTTTGTACACTGCAAGTGATTATTCGGCAGAGATAATTATTTATAAATAATACCCAATTAACGGATAAGAGCTCATTTGATACTTAATTCTCATAATTTAAAAAATATAATTTTCCAGCTTAAAGACTGCTTATCCGTTAATTTGGGATATCTAAAAAAACGGACAAATTCAGAATTGTAATATTTTACCATTATTCTAAGAAAGGAGCTAGACATATGTACTCTCTAAAAATTATAAAATTGTATCCAATTCCTTTTGTGCCCAATAGGTATTATGTAGCAACGAAGATAAAAATTGCTTTTTTATTAATTATTTTCTCTATTTTTTTGCTTGCCAGTTGTTCCAGTCCCTCTGAGACTAATGAGAAAAAAAAGGACCTAATAATTGGTAGTTGGGAATGGTGCTATAGTAAGCTCTATTGGCCTTCAGATTCAATTTTTTCTCCCGAATCGGTGGGTTATACTGAGAAAAGAGTTTTCTTAGAAGAGAAGATTGTAAAGATTTTTCGGAATGATTCATTAATATATATGTATCCTTATGAAGTTCAGTATTTTCAAATTGATAGCAATGAAGCTGAAGGCCAGCTAACTATTGATGATTGGACAACAGCTTTCTTCCATGTAAATAGCGATACTCTTATCATTAGTACATCTCATGTAGACGGTCCAATTGAATATTTTTATCGAGTAGAATAGAATTAATTAAAGACTACTTTTTTAGAAATTCATAACTAATATGATTAGAGGAGGAATAGAAAATGTTTCTAAAAAACTTTATCACAATAGTTATACTTATTTTTCCGACTCTGATAAATCAACGAGTATTGGCTCAAGAAGAATGGGTTTGTGAAACTGTTGCACCTGATGTGGATATTTTGACTAAACTTGGAATCACATCATATCAACCAACAATTGATAGTGTTACGATCAATATTTATGTACATGTTATTTTTCGTTCTGACAGCACCGGAGGATTAACTGATCAGCAAATAGAAAATTCATTATGTGTAATGAAAGGGGATTTTATGGTAGGTAACATCTATTTTTATAAAATGTGACAAGATTCGATCTTTAATGATAGGTATTACAACTTTACTAATGAATTGTTTGACAATCTTATCCAAGAGAATGCTCATTCTAATGCAATAGATATTTACTTTTTAAGAAGCGGTATATCTTACGGTAGAGCTTCAGGAATTCCTGGTCTGGCATTGGTTATTGGGGGGAATTATGCAGGAACATCAGTTTTGTCTCACGAAATGGGACATTGTTTAGGTTTGTATCATACTCATAGCGGTCGAGGATGCGGAGATTTTGCTAATTGTGCTGAAGAAATCGATGGGTCTAATTGCGATATT belongs to Candidatus Neomarinimicrobiota bacterium and includes:
- a CDS encoding transposase, translating into MILYAGIDPSSRSLTLAVVDSKGEIIFKPKNFSNSPSGADEIENTLPSLCSSFNASEILVRRISLIGIESTSFYDWHIANSIASSSTLSQFSIRVFRLSPYKIYRFRKSTREVNKNDSNDAISIADYLRLDRSLPHPHVPADPYMPLRQLCRYHCHLVNTIASQTNVLLNHLFLQHLALVQNKAFKPLTSATSFSFFEEFLTPEDVASTTPEELVSFLVKNSKNRFPDPHKIAQTLKAVSRESYRIRPELASSNHFIIAQLIHNIRTLKQSLKQVNKAIKEELKAFPNTPYLHPRYR